CGGAACACCTCGTGCGCGATCAATGCAGACgcaattttcaaaacaaacaaaagccggGTCCCGCACAGCCCGGCGGAACGTTCCGAGTTCCTAAGAGAAGGAAACGAGGGAGAATGTGCTCCAGGGGAGTCGCGAGGCTCTGCGCGGCGTGGGAGTTGCTGCAGGATGTGAGAGGGATTCCGCGAATTCGGTCTGCTCTGAAGTGGCTTTTGTGAGAAGCGACAGCTGGCACCCCACGGCGGGCGAGGGTGACGCCGGGCTGTGCCATGAGGCGCGCGGGCTGCCACCTGGGCACTCCCCCCATTCTCCGCAGCGGCGACGCCAGGCGCGAGAGCCTGGCCTGCGCCGCGCGCGCCCCGGGAGCCGCCACCTCTCCAGGGAGCCCGCGCCGTCCAGGCTGCGAGCCGCGCCGCGCCGCGCGCACTCACCTCAGCAGACTGGAAAGCGGGTGGCTGGAAGAACCGAGGCCGCCGCCCccggagccgccgccgccgccgccggagccgccgccgccgccgccgccgaagCCGGAGGAGAGCCGCTTCCCGGACAGCAGCTTCTCCACGGCCGGGAGGTGCCCGGTGCGGGCCGCCTCCAGCAGCTCCTGCTCCTTCCCCATCCCCAGCTCCGCCACTCCTCGGACCCCCACCCGGGGCCACGCAAGAGCCTGCTGAGGCTCCCAAACTTTCCGTCTCCGGGCAACGCACCCCTCAAACCGGCCGGGGACGCCACCCcctctacaccccccccccccctccttagCCTTCCCCCCCCGCGGCGCGTCACTTCCGGGATCCGGCGTCACGCGTCACCGCGCCCCCGCGCCCCGCCTCCTTGCCCACCTAGTGGGCGGGGCTCGCGCCGCCGTGCAGGTGACCGAGCCAAGCCGAGGCGTGCAGAGCGGAGCCGAGCGGAGATCCCGGTCCACGCCCAGCGCACCGGCCCATTCCACAGGTGGGAGAGAACACACGCGGCACACCTGTGGGAACCTCCCGATGTGATCGCCTTCCCAAAGGTTTGGTACCTCATGGGCCTGGAAATAGGATAATTTGTTCAGGCACTGTaggaacaaaagagaaatttGGTAACGCGCATGTATGTTTTCAATTCCATTCAAGACTCAGATCAAGTACGGAAAAGGCGCGGAGACCTAGAACCAGACCTGAAGAATCCTGCCCTCTGGTGCCTCCTGGAGGGAAGACCGAAGAGATGGAAAATCGcagggcgtggtggcacatgccatcccttcactcgggaggcagaagcaggtgtacCTCTGTGAGTTTacggccagcctgatctgcatagcaagttctaggccggCCAAGGCtgccatagtgagaccctgactcaaacaaacaaacaaacaaacaaaaaggtggtGGGGGACGGGAGTGGCTGGAGAGCTGGTGAgggttaagagcacaggttgctctttcagagaacttggatttgattcccatcacccatatgGCGCCTCACAACAGTcagttaactccagttccagaggatccgacaccctcttccagcctcccagGGTACCATGaacgcatgtggtacacagacatacatgcagccaaaacaccatacatatgaaataatttaaaagaaaaaacaacaacttttcCTGCACTCCATCCTAAACAGCTTCATTGAAATGGTCAGAAGAGACCTCTTAGTTGTCGTGAGATTAACCAAACATATTGTTAAAATCAGATTTTGAAAACCAGTCCCGATTTGGGGTATTGGTGGGCGACTTATTCAAGCCAGGTTACCAACAATTGAGGCGTTGAATGAGAGCATTGGAAATATTCTGCTAGAGTTAGAGATTCTTGCGGAACAGAGAGGAAGCCCGCGGTCAAGGTTCTTTCGAAAGGTTGGGTCCCTGCTGGAGGTTGTTCAGTCCAAGGCAGCACTTGACGCCCCCAAGCAGCGGGACTGCGTTTTCTCCGGTTCCCCGACTTTGCTCTGCAGGAGTCAAGTTAAAGAAGGGTTCATTGTCATTGCATTtccagaaaggaggaaaaaaaaagaagtctctcAGCACACGAATGTACGCTCTTTCAAAAACGCTTCTTCCCTAAAGCGGACGATCCACACTTCTACATTTCTTTCTCGTTAAACTCAGTTTAAGTGAATCCCCTGAGCTCGCAACGCGCTTCTGAAACTGACCCTTCCGAGGAGCAGTGGAGTGACGTCATCGCGGCGCGACGACAAACCAGAAGCCCTGGCTCCTTCACCTGGCAGTGCTGCCCTCGCCTCTGTCCTGCTGCTACCGCGATGGACAACCCTGGGGAGTCGCCCACAGACAAAGGCGGAGAGCCAGCGGAGTCAGAGGAGGTGAGGGCTACTCCTGGGGTCCCGGCGGCCGCCGACACTGAGGGAATCCCAGAGGAAACCGACGGAGATGGAGACGCAGACGTGAAAGAAGCCGCGGCGGAGGAAAGCGAGGTAGGTAGAACTTTGTGGATAAGGCTGGAGGAGTACCCGGTCGTGTTACTGGCTTCCCGGCTTCCATAGCCAGAAAGAACTCACCACGAGTCATTGTTAAGTCTGCAACCTTGAGGGACAGGGGAGAGGACGTGGACGTGGGGGTGCTGCTTCGGTTCCAGGCGCCAAGCACTGCGTTCCGTCTGCTCTTATCTTCATTGGACACTGAACCAGTGTCTTGGTGCTAAATTCCAGGGGTCTCGGAACCTCATTAAAACCATCGACTGCGCCACTTCAAAAGCTAAGCATTGTTGTCTAGTTGAGCCTCAAGTGTTCTTTAGGTTCCATTTCTGTAGATAAAAATCTCTAAGTTTTAGAGCTGGAATTGGCTTTGAGAAATCATGGCGTGAATAGTAGATAAGATGGAAATGGGCTTTCCAAGCGCAACTGCCACTTCAAAACGTTTTGAAGTAATAActtttaggaaaaagaaaacgTAGCAAAGCTTTATGGGATTTTGCAAGTCCTCTTTATGAGGAGCATCTCCCTaatacaggctggccttgagcttgtgaCCCTCCTGTCACAGGTCAGCAGCAAAGCTtttcagaagaaaattttaagCTGAATGTCTCATGCAAGCAGCTGAAATAGAAGGGATAAATTCCAGGACTTCATGAGCTGCAAAATGAGACCTGCTTCTACCCCAACTCCCTCAAAAAGTTAGAGAGAAAAAAGtgggagaaaagaagaggggaaagaaggaaagttAAGGACAAATAAGTTTGAAAACCTGAAGCACAAAGGTTAGAAAATGTGTATAGATCGATAGCTAAAAAAGTTGAAAGGATTGTCAGAGATATGCCTTCACTCCCCCTCTCCAAATTTCTGAATGAATTTAAATATGAATCCCTTTTTAAAGGAACCATTATATCTCATTAATGAGTTTTGGCGTACTAAGATTCCATAGTAAGTTGGTGGGAACAGAGTTTGGATTACACCTGTCATGAGTAAAACTGGTGAGTGCTTATGTGgagaaatgtaaataataaacATCCTTTAAGAGATGTTAGTGTAGGGCAGGCaaaatggctcaacaggtaaaggtacttgtcatGAATGCCTGGGAACTGGAGtgtgagccccagaacccacataaaggtagaggagcaccaactccacaaagttgccctATGATCCACACCTGCAAGTCCACACATACTATGCATGAATGTGCATAATAGTTTTAAGTTTgggctttttacatttttttattgtatggatgttttgcctttgtgtatgtatgtttgccaTGTGTGTCTGGTCTCCGTGGAAGTCAGAAagcagcatcagatcccctgaaacggGGGtttcagatgactgtgagctgaCGTGTGAGGGTTGGTCCTAGAACATAGATCCtcagccgggctgtggtggcacacgcctgtaatcccagcactcgggaggcagagccaggcggatctctgagttcgaggccagcctggtctacagagtgagttccgggaaaggcgcaaagctacacagagaaaccctgtctcgaaaaaccaacaacaacaaaaaaagaacatagatcctgtgcaagagcagccagtgttcttaacctctgagccatctctgttttTAGTTTAAATTCAATTTGGTGGTACAAGTCTATAATCATAGCAAGGAGCCTGAGGAAGGGCAATTTCCACAATTTGGAGACCAGGAAGTGTTGAGCCACCAGCCTAGGATACAAAGTGAGACTTTGAAAGTCTtaaactaccaaaaaaaaaaaaaagaaggggggggTGGGATCCcaaactgggtgtgatggcacagccctttaatcccaacactcgggaagcagaggcaggcaggtttctgtgaggccaacctggtctacatttTGAATTCCAGGACCATGTaaagactgcctcaaaaaaaaaaaaaaaaaaaagttcctaagTCTAGTAGCAGAAGGGTCAGAACGCTGCAGGCAGTGGTGCTCCCCAGGCACAGATGCCGTGGGTGGAGGACCGCTGGCATCTGTAGGATGAGGGTGAGGGCGTGCTAATTTGGCTCTTTGGCATTTCTCCCTTACCTTGGTAAACAGATACAGGACCTCTATATGAGCATGGCTCAGCTGGAAAAGTGTATTACTGATTTTCTTCTCCAGCTGGGCTGTAATCTTCCTTTGGGAGATAGGCGGCCTCTTACTGCTGATGGTATAGGCAGTGCCTAGAAGCAGACAGCTACTGCATGGACAGATTTCCTGAGCTGGAAAGAGCAGGGCATTTGCTGACTTTGCCCAAACCTGAAAAGTGTCAAAGTTTCTGTCCATCTTCCCAGCTCAAGAGTCAGGATGTCTCCGATTTAGCAACAATGGAGAGGGAAGACTCGTTACTTACTCCTGCAGCCAAAAAGCTGAAACTGGACaccaaagagaagagggaaaagaaacagaaagtggaCGAAGATGAGATTCAGAAGATGCAGTGAGTCTCTTCTAACTGTTCCATTCCAAGGTCCTAATTCAGTTCTATACACTCACTTttacttgctttttgtttgttttgagatagggtctcatgagGTTTAAGTTAATCTTGACCtccggatcctcctgcctcagcctccttagtgctgagattacaggcatgaaccactgtGCCTAGATAGAACTTCAAGCCAGTAAGCTACCAggtaaaggtgcgtgccaccaagccttatgacctgggtttgatcctggaaagtcacatggtgggaagagagattGGAAATTGTCTTGTAACCTCCAAATATAGGCATAAccttacacatacacaaaataaatgcataaatgtaagaatattaaataatttgtttaaaagtGCTTTGTTTTTAACATTACATTTGGTCAGTGTTTCCCATATCAGTAATTATACACCAAAGTCGTCATTTTCTTCAAAAAGCCCGATTTTATTTTGTGGTTGCAATATGAGCTCATTGCAAATAACTCAAAAAGTAAAATGCCCAAAATCCAGTAGCTAGATCCTATTTCAAGAATGTATGTCGGGGTCTATTTGTGCATATCATCTCGTAAGTATCAGTGTTTCCTGGTTGTGCTGCATCTTATCTATGTGTGAATCCTATCGACCCTTTACCTATTCTgagtagagggttttttttttttgttttttgttttttttttttttgagctgaggattgaacccagggccttaccactgagctaaatccccagcccttctgAGTAGAgttttaacattttttgtttgttttaatagcaCTGTTACGTCTTTGGACATATCTCTACATCCATTTCTAAGATAAACCAGCTGTATAAACACTAGTATAACACGTTTCAAAAGGCCTTTCAGCACATTTCTAGATTTATGAAAATTGTGATCTTTTCTTAGTTGATCACTTCAGGTTCCCTGATTAatacttaaggtttttttttcctccatcttGATTGGCCATTGGTATTTCTGTGAATTTCCTATCTAAGTCCTTCGTTCATCTTCTAAAACTGGTTTGGccatctttttatttacttaaaagaaTTAACTATAAAGAATATAGGGGGCTAGAGAAgctgctcagaggttaagagccacCTGCACCATCAAGACTAGTAAGGTCCCAGCACTCACCTCAAGctgctcacaaatgtctgtaactcgtCCCAAGGATCTGGCActcccttctggcttccatgggcacctgcacacacatatgtgcacagatagacacacacaagcaaatacaCTCGCAtagataagtttaaaaaaaaaaaagaaagaaagaaagaaagaaagaaaagatggggcCTAGCAGGTAGGGCACTTACCATCAAGCCCAACAACCCGAGTTTGATACCCATGACCTacatgatgggaggagaggactgcGTGCTTCAAGTTGTCTCTCATGTGttcccccacacatacatacaccacacaggCATAGCAAATAGATTAAATAacttgagccgggcagtggtggcgcacgcctttagtcccagcacttgggaggcagaggcaggcggatctctgtgagttcgaggccagcctgggctacagagtgagttccaggaaaggaaaggcacaaagctacacagagaaaccctgtctcgaaaaaccaaaaaaataaataaataaataaataaaataatttgaaatatataGGCTGAGGCTATTGTAGATTGCAGAGCATGCAATAAGCCCTGTGATTGAACCAGCACTGAGtgaaaccagatgtggtggcacatctgtaatcccactcACTGgaaggtggagccaggaggatcagaaattcaagtttaTTCTTGATAAcgtcaagtttgaggctagcctgaggtaTATCATGTCTCAAAATTTTTCTAaagaatatatatgtttttaatatttctctctaaACTTGTTAATATTGAAGAACCCTGATTTGAACAGAAAGTCTGTATTAAGGTTTGCTGTCAGTGTGAAGTACAGTCAGCATAGAATATAGTATTTTGTCATCATATTGCTGTAAGTCTTTTAGGAGGAGCAAGATGCCCACTCCTgagcaggcatgcaccaccacacccagcagcttTGTCTTTAAGGAAAGGAAattgtgtttcctttttctctttccagagtTCCTTAGGAGTGGAAATGCCATTCCTCGAGAGCACTAGGCCTAAAGCCAGCAACTCCTCGAAACAAGTTTTTTTGTCCAGGGCTTGTTTTTTGACTAATGTGCCTTTAGTATTCATTCTCATTAACCAACTTAATTACCTGAATCTTTGTCTAGAATCCTGGTCTCTTCTTTTTCTGAGGAGCAGCTGAACCGTTATGAAATGTATCGCCGGTCAGCTTTCCCTAAGGCAGCTATTAAAAGGGTAAGGATGGACTGCCCCTGTCTGTGTGTTCCCTACCATGTTAGGAAGATGCCAGACtccactcctctctctcatcatctGGCCAACTCCAACCTTGTATGCCATGTGTAGCAAGCCACAACACACAAtccttggggttttgtttttttattgttttcctttttgttttttattgtttatatctgtaaatacatgtgtgtgggtgcccatgaaagccagaaaagggcatcagatacccttaactagagtcacaggtggttacccacctgtgagtgctgggaactgaactctagtcctctgaaagagcagcaacaTCTTACTCTAACAGTCTGTTTTAGCACACAGCCTTCATGCATGCACCACTTAACTGTACTACATTCCAAAGCCAGTCACTGACTATCTTAacacagtctttctttctttctttcttccaagctGATCCAGTCCATCACTGGTACCTCTGTGTCCCAGAATGTTGTGATTGCCATGTCTGGTATTTCTAAAGTTTTTGTGGGGGAGGTGGTAGAAGAAGGTAAGTATCACTGGTTATACAGCATATATTACTTTCGGGGGGATCTTACTTTCTAGAGTATCCACACCGGGGCATTTAAGGGTCTGTGTGAGTTTCCAGCCACACTAGAAGTTGATCCTGTAGGGAGCCTTGTCTTGAGGACAGCACGGATACTCCTGTAATTTTGATCACTGGGTGGGCAGGGTTGGGGGATGGGGATGAGACCATCTAGGAACTCCCTCTCCTTAGCCCAGGGTGACAGACAGTTCTGCATTTTTCCTTAGCAGACCTTGCTTCTGCTGTTGGGTGTAAGAAGACCATGCCCTGACAGCTGTAGCTTGCTGAGAGCTCCCCTCTCTCAAGTAGAAAGCCTGGCTACTCCTCAATGCTCATCTCCAGCTTGTGATGTCATTTTCTTCCCTTAAGCTGTGATACAGTCCCTGTGGGGTATAACTAAAGCCAGCGGGACAGACTTCAtaacattttcttaagaaaaaacatcttggtttgtttctttggcaAGTTTCACAAAAGCCAGAATTATAACTTACGATTAGTAATCTCATGTTAACGATGCTGTCTCCTTTCTCCACGCCAGCCCTGGATGTGTGTGAGAAGTGGGGAGAAATGCCACCCCTGCAGCCCAAGCACATGCGGGAGGCTGTTCGGAGGTTGAAGTCAAAGGGGCAGATCCCCAACTCTAAGCACAAGAAAATCATCTTCTTCTAGATCTGGTCCGAGAGTGCTCCAGACTTGTCGTAGTCGGGCTTCCACACTGGTGCTCTGTTGTCGGTGCTCCAAGGACCCACGATGGTGATTTTAATGTATTGTCACACCACAAAGACAGACAACTCTGGTGGTTTCACTTTGGAGTCTAAAGTTGCTAAGACGCAGGTTGTTTCTTACCTCTGGTTTTCAGAACTTGGGATCATCTGCCATGAAGACAGTCACAAGGGTGAAATACTTCATGCTGTTAACATTTCAGATTCTCCTGTGGATTTTGTGAGTTATCACTAAACTTTTCCGACTTGGGtggaaaagtttattttattttgttgca
The sequence above is drawn from the Onychomys torridus chromosome 18, mOncTor1.1, whole genome shotgun sequence genome and encodes:
- the Taf11 gene encoding transcription initiation factor TFIID subunit 11 isoform X1, with amino-acid sequence MDNPGESPTDKGGEPAESEEVRATPGVPAAADTEGIPEETDGDGDADVKEAAAEESELKSQDVSDLATMEREDSLLTPAAKKLKLDTKEKREKKQKVDEDEIQKMQILVSSFSEEQLNRYEMYRRSAFPKAAIKRLIQSITGTSVSQNVVIAMSGISKVFVGEVVEEDLVRECSRLVVVGLPHWCSVVGAPRTHDELGIICHEDSHKGEILHAVNISDSPVDFVSYH
- the Taf11 gene encoding transcription initiation factor TFIID subunit 11 isoform X2 encodes the protein MDNPGESPTDKGGEPAESEEVRATPGVPAAADTEGIPEETDGDGDADVKEAAAEESELKSQDVSDLATMEREDSLLTPAAKKLKLDTKEKREKKQKVDEDEIQKMQILVSSFSEEQLNRYEMYRRSAFPKAAIKRLIQSITGTSVSQNVVIAMSGISKVFVGEVVEEALDVCEKWGEMPPLQPKHMREAVRRLKSKGQIPNSKHKKIIFF